GCGAACGATTGGACGTAACTGGCCTGTTCGGTGCGGGCTTGCCAATATTGATACCCAAGCACGATATCCAACAGCAGGAACGTCAAAATCAGATAGGTTTTCGCCCGGCTCCAGTCCACCTGTCATTCCCCCGTATCGAGCCATTTCTCGCCCGTTTGCGCATCGTAGATCGCCGTCGGTGTCCTTGGGTATTCCACGACCCATACCGGCTGCAGCCGGACGTTCCCTTCCGCTTCCTTCGCAGCGTAAGCCAGGTAGAGATCGCTCGCCCCCTGCCGAATCGCTGGTGCAGGAGGATGAATCTCCACAACCTCTTCTTTCAGAACGGCCCCCAGGTACATCGCGCTGCGGGTCATGTCCACCACTTCGCTGCCGTTCAGCGCCACCTGAATTCCTGTCACTCCTGACAACACCGGAAGTCCGTGCCGGTACTCGTTGAACAGATATTCTTGATGCTCCCCCCAGGCGGTTTGCAGCCGGCCGACATACGCCCCCTGCATGCCGCCATGCTCATTGACAAACGCGACCGCCCGCTGAAACGCATTGTCTTTCGGCTGCGAGTCCTGCTGTTTTTCCAGCGGCTGCGGGTTGGAATAGTGGATTTTGCGCCCTTTTGCAGAGATCTGCACCGTTCGGCTGCCGTCCGTCACAATCAGCGAACCGTCCCGCTCCTGAATCCTGCGGGTCAGCGTCGGATCGACAAAAAACGTCCGGGCCAATGAATCTGCCGGCAGCGGTACCGATTTGCAGGTGATCACCGGTACCCTGATTTTTTCGTTCGGCAGCAAAAATGGCCCGTTCGCTCCCGTTTGCTCCACATACTTTGGCAGCGAGCCCCACTGGGCCAGCTGCTGGAACAGTCCGGCCTGCTCCGCAATTCGGCCGCGGTAGACCGGCTGTCCTTTCGCAACCAGCGCCGCGTAACCGGCACCGGCAGGGTCCCGATAGACGAGAATCGCGGTAACCTTCAGCGGGAACTGGTTGGGTGCGATCGTCTTCAGGATGCGAAACACCTGTTCCGCGTTTAATTCCGTCCCGAACTGAAATTGCATGTAGGGGGCGGCGTGAATCGCCTGCAGCAGTGCGGCCGGATCCACCACCGGTAGCCACTCGCGGACCGTCAGCTTTTTCAGCTCGTCCCACGCTTTTTCGTACGCGTCCGTAAACGGTCCGGCCACGGTGAAACTCTTGTCCTCCAGCCGCGCCGAGATTTGTACAGGCACCAGCACTTGATCCACGCTTTTTCCCAACCCGAAAGCGGGATTCGGGATATACCCGGCCTGATCCAGCGGCTCGAACACGGGCGTGTTCGTCCACAGCGCGATCGACAAAACGATCGACAACGCCACCAACACTGCCAACAGGGCGCTTTTCACCCGTTCGATGCGATTCGCCGTCACGCCGCCCCCTCCTTTGCAACCGGCAGAGTGAAGGTGACTGTGGTTCCTTGATCAACCACGCTTTCAATCCAAATGTGACCGCCGTGCGCTTCAATGATCTGTTTGGCGATCGACAGTCCCAAGCCGGTGCCTCCCAATTTTCGCGAGCGCGCCTTGTCCACCCGGTAAAACCGCTCAAAAATCCGGGGGATGTCTTTCGGCGGGATGCCGATGCCGGAATCGATCACTTTCACTTCCACAACATCCTGCCGGGTGCTGGCCGTCAAACGGATCATCCCTTGCGGCGGCGTATGTTTCAACGCATTGGAAACCAGATTGTCCAGCACCTGCACCAGTTTGTCACGGTCGGCCCAGACCATTGGTAGGGTCGGCGGCACTTCCACAAACATCGAAATTTCCTGCTGCCGGCATTGAAACGAAAAGCGATCCGCCACCTCATCGAGAATCTGCAGCAAATTGGTGCCAGCGAACGACCACTGCATCTTCCCGGCATCCAGCCGCGACAGCTGCAGCAATTCGCTGACCATACGCACCATGCGTTCCGTTTCATTTTGGATCACCTGCAAAAACCGGGTGCGCAGGGTCGGCTCTTCGACCGCCCCATCCTCGAGCGCTTCCAGATAGCTTTTGATCGTCGTCAGCGGCGTGCGGATTTCGTGCGACACATTCGCCACAAAATCGCGACGCGCCTGCTCTTCCCGCTCTTCCTCGGTGATGTCGCGAATCACGATCACCAGCCCGGCATGCCCCTGTTCGCCGCGAATCGGCGAGGCATACGCTTGCAAAGTGCGTCCTTTCGGCCCTTTGAACTGCATTTCCCGGCCAGCCATCAGGAAGTCGGCCTTCTCCTGCTCTTCCTCGATCATCAGCAATTGGCTGATCGGCTGCCCGACCGGGTCTTCTTCGCAATCGAGCAACAATTTGGCTGCCGGATTGATCCGCACGATTCGGTTGGACGCATCGACGGCGATCACCCCGTCGCTCAGATGGGTGAGAATCGCCTCCAGCTTTTCCCGTTCCCGTTCGTTTTCGGCCAAGGCCCCCTGCAAGCGGTGGATCAAGTAGTTGAACGCTTCGCCCAACTGGCCGATCTCATCATCGCTGCGGACGTGTACGGTCTGGTTGAAATCGCCTTTTGCCATCGCCTTCGCTTTCCTCGTAATCTCGACAATCGGGCTGGTGATCGTCTGCGCCAGCGCCACACCAAGGATCGCCGTCAGCACGAGCGCAATCAGCAGCCCCGTGTAAAACATCACGTTGATCTCTTTGATCGTTTTGTAAATTTTGTTCATCGGGGCAACCAGATAAACCGCGCCGACCACTTCCGAACCGTTTTTGATCGGCACAGCCAAAAAAGTGTACCGCTGCCCGGTCGGCGCATCCTCCCGGATCACTTCGTCCTTGCTGCCGAGCAGCGCCCGGGTCACCTCCGTTCGCAGCCGTTTCTGTCCGACATACGACTTGTCGGCTGACGTGGCGATGATCGTTCCATTTTTGTTCAACACGTAGATTTCCGATTCGGAGGCAAATGAAGTAATCAGATTGTCGATATCTTTCACCGTTTCCGGGGTGATCTCTTTTTCCATGTAGCGTTCCAGTTGAGCGGACAAAAACCGCGCCTGTGTGTTAATGGTTGTCGAAAAATTTCCGAGGAAATAGGAGTTGACCGAGCGAATGAAATAGACGCCGATCAACTGCATCGCAAACAAAATCAGCAGCAGGTACATCAGCACGAGTTTGCCGCGAATGCTTCGGAACAAGGAGACCTACCTCCTCATGCAGTATCCGACACCCCGGCGAGTCAAAATGTACTTTGGATCGCTCGGATCCGTTTCGATCTTTTCCCGCAGCCGGCGGATCGTCACGTCGACCGTGCGGATATCCCCCAGGTAATCGAATCCCCAGACTTCCTGCAGCAGATGTTCGCGGGTCAGCACGGTGCCGCGGTGTCTCGCCAGATACACCAGCAACTCGAATTCGCGATGGGTCAGGTCCAGCACTTCCCCGTTTTTTGTGACCTGGTAGGTGGAAGTGTCGATCACCAGCTCATCGATCACATAACGGGGCTTCGCATGCAGCAGCGGTTCCTGGTTCTGCCGCCGCAGGTTCGCCTTGACGCGGGCCATCAATTCCCGTGACGAAAATGGCTTGGTCACATAATCGTCCGCCCCGAGTTCCAATCCGAGCACCTTGTCGATCTCCGAATCGCGGGCGGTCAGCATGATGATCGGCACCGCCAGGAAGGAACGGATTTCCTGGCAGACCTGAAAACCGTCTTTTTTCGGCAGCATCACATCGAGCAAAATCAAATCGGGCTGTTCCGCGTGCGCCATCTCCACCGCCTCTTCCCCGTCGTGGGCGAGGATCACCTCATAGCCTTCCTTCTCCAGGGAAAATTTTAATATATCGGCTATCGGCAGCTCGTCTTCGACCACCAAAATTTTCTGGTTCATGCATTTCCACCCTTTCCTGCTCGCCTATCCATTATCTACTTCAATTGTTGCGGCAAAATTCCTTCATAACAAATTGTTCCAGCATGGGAAACCGTTGCTCGGTCCAGACTAACGGGTAGCGAAGAAGTGGAAGCAACAGGCCGTCATCTGTCCCGCTCCGCAGAGGAATCAAATCAACCGGGAAAGGAATCGATGCCAATGCCAGTCAACCGACCGCTGAACAATCCGTTTGATCCGCTGAAAGAACAGGCGATTCTTGCATCATTCAAAGATCCGGATGTGGCGCAAAAAGCGTCGGAGGAACTGCAAAAAATGGGGATCGAAACGGTGCAAATCGACCGCGTATCGCCCTATCCAGGCCAGCCGGCGCAGCGCCTGATGAACCCGATCACCGGAAAAATCCCGTCACTCGGCGACGTGACGCTCGGCATGGACGACATTTCCAGCCGTGACGCGTCCGTGCTGATTGCAGCCGATCCGTCCGCCAGCGGGCTGTCGGGCGATCCCGTCTCGGGCGAGGATATCTTGATGACCGTGGTCTGCCCGAAAGACAAGGTGGAGCAGGCTGTGGAAGTGATCAAACAACATGGGGGAAACACCTAGGTTCACTTGGCCCGGGAGAGAACCAAAGCAATCACGCATAAAAGGAAAGATCGCCTCGATGCACGCG
The DNA window shown above is from Effusibacillus pohliae DSM 22757 and carries:
- a CDS encoding YycH family regulatory protein produces the protein MTANRIERVKSALLAVLVALSIVLSIALWTNTPVFEPLDQAGYIPNPAFGLGKSVDQVLVPVQISARLEDKSFTVAGPFTDAYEKAWDELKKLTVREWLPVVDPAALLQAIHAAPYMQFQFGTELNAEQVFRILKTIAPNQFPLKVTAILVYRDPAGAGYAALVAKGQPVYRGRIAEQAGLFQQLAQWGSLPKYVEQTGANGPFLLPNEKIRVPVITCKSVPLPADSLARTFFVDPTLTRRIQERDGSLIVTDGSRTVQISAKGRKIHYSNPQPLEKQQDSQPKDNAFQRAVAFVNEHGGMQGAYVGRLQTAWGEHQEYLFNEYRHGLPVLSGVTGIQVALNGSEVVDMTRSAMYLGAVLKEEVVEIHPPAPAIRQGASDLYLAYAAKEAEGNVRLQPVWVVEYPRTPTAIYDAQTGEKWLDTGE
- a CDS encoding ATP-binding protein translates to MFRSIRGKLVLMYLLLILFAMQLIGVYFIRSVNSYFLGNFSTTINTQARFLSAQLERYMEKEITPETVKDIDNLITSFASESEIYVLNKNGTIIATSADKSYVGQKRLRTEVTRALLGSKDEVIREDAPTGQRYTFLAVPIKNGSEVVGAVYLVAPMNKIYKTIKEINVMFYTGLLIALVLTAILGVALAQTITSPIVEITRKAKAMAKGDFNQTVHVRSDDEIGQLGEAFNYLIHRLQGALAENEREREKLEAILTHLSDGVIAVDASNRIVRINPAAKLLLDCEEDPVGQPISQLLMIEEEQEKADFLMAGREMQFKGPKGRTLQAYASPIRGEQGHAGLVIVIRDITEEEREEQARRDFVANVSHEIRTPLTTIKSYLEALEDGAVEEPTLRTRFLQVIQNETERMVRMVSELLQLSRLDAGKMQWSFAGTNLLQILDEVADRFSFQCRQQEISMFVEVPPTLPMVWADRDKLVQVLDNLVSNALKHTPPQGMIRLTASTRQDVVEVKVIDSGIGIPPKDIPRIFERFYRVDKARSRKLGGTGLGLSIAKQIIEAHGGHIWIESVVDQGTTVTFTLPVAKEGAA
- the yycF gene encoding response regulator YycF, yielding MNQKILVVEDELPIADILKFSLEKEGYEVILAHDGEEAVEMAHAEQPDLILLDVMLPKKDGFQVCQEIRSFLAVPIIMLTARDSEIDKVLGLELGADDYVTKPFSSRELMARVKANLRRQNQEPLLHAKPRYVIDELVIDTSTYQVTKNGEVLDLTHREFELLVYLARHRGTVLTREHLLQEVWGFDYLGDIRTVDVTIRRLREKIETDPSDPKYILTRRGVGYCMRR